Genomic DNA from Hypomesus transpacificus isolate Combined female chromosome 19, fHypTra1, whole genome shotgun sequence:
GGAGAATATCGGGGAAGTCTTTAAATTCTTTGCCCTGCACAGCACTCGGTGAAAAGCAGGTGGGTTGCTGCCGGTTGAAGTTGAGCCTCCAACGCCGGCGAAAGACCCACAGCAGTCGACAATCGCAGGATAGGGGGTTATCATATAAAGCCAGGGTCTCCAGATTCCCCACTGAGTGAAAGACAGACTCTTCAAGGGTGCTCAGGCTATTGCTGGATACGTTGAGGATTCTGAGGTGGTTCAGTCCACGGAAAGAGTAGGGCTCGATAGTTGCTAATCTCCCTCCCACCAAGTAAATAGCTTGGAGTTTGATTAGATTGTGCAGTTTGTTTCCTTCCACATTGTGAATGGGATTAAAGGACAGGTTCAGAAAGCGAAGGTGCCCAAGATGTCGGATAGCTTGATAGGGGATTGCAGTCAGATTGCAGTTTGTGATGGTCAAAGATGTTATGTTTAGTCCATACAGGCATTTCGGCGTCATTGTTTCCAGGGAGGGCCAATGAGAAATCTCTAAGACCCTGAGACGGTACAGCCTCTTGAAGGAGTAATCTCGGATGACATTGACACTGAGATGGCGTAGCCGAAGCGATAGCAGGTTTTGCAGATGGCTCAGGGCCTCCGTGGGCACAGATGTTAGGTTGCATCTCTCCATGGTGAACCTTTCTAAATTGCTTAGTCCATGGAAAGCTCTGGGTGAAATGAAAACCAGATCATTATCACCCACTTCCAGGGTTTTCAGATTGTAAAGCTCCTGGAACATATAGTCCAGCAGGATCACAATGTTGTTCTCACTAATATCTAGTTGGGTGAGGTTGCTGAGACCTGTGAAGACTCCCAGCTGAATGAGCTTGAGATGGTTAGTGCGCAGTCCTAGAGTCCGCAGACCGACAAGGTTGCTAAAAGCCCCAGGCTCGATGGACGAGATAGTATTCTCATTCAACTGCAACTCCTCTAGCTGAGGGTAGCTGATGAACTCTTCGGGCCCCAGGCTTCTCAGGCGGTTCTTGCTAAGATCTAGTAGTCTAGTCTCAATGGGTATGCCTTCAGGAAGTGTTGC
This window encodes:
- the lingo1b gene encoding leucine-rich repeat and immunoglobulin-like domain-containing nogo receptor-interacting protein 1-B, translated to MTILVNRRMVSGEAGGHSYLVACWQPILVLMLGTVLSGSTTGCPSRCECNAQERSVVCHRRRLATLPEGIPIETRLLDLSKNRLRSLGPEEFISYPQLEELQLNENTISSIEPGAFSNLVGLRTLGLRTNHLKLIQLGVFTGLSNLTQLDISENNIVILLDYMFQELYNLKTLEVGDNDLVFISPRAFHGLSNLERFTMERCNLTSVPTEALSHLQNLLSLRLRHLSVNVIRDYSFKRLYRLRVLEISHWPSLETMTPKCLYGLNITSLTITNCNLTAIPYQAIRHLGHLRFLNLSFNPIHNVEGNKLHNLIKLQAIYLVGGRLATIEPYSFRGLNHLRILNVSSNSLSTLEESVFHSVGNLETLALYDNPLSCDCRLLWVFRRRWRLNFNRQQPTCFSPSAVQGKEFKDFPDILPSDYFTCQKSKIRDHKALQRHVDEGTTVHFTCQADGDPAPVIMWLSPRKQFITAKSIGRLTVSAEGTLEVRYAQIQDNGTYLCTAINAAGNDSRPAHLHVHSYSPNWPHQPNKTFAFISNQPSDDGANGTRTMVPFPFDVKTLVIATTMGFISFLGVVLFCLVILFLWSRGKGNAKPNIEIEYVPRKADAGEGSPTDAPRKFNMKMM